In one window of Canis aureus isolate CA01 chromosome 36, VMU_Caureus_v.1.0, whole genome shotgun sequence DNA:
- the MARS2 gene encoding methionine--tRNA ligase, mitochondrial, whose product MLRVRALRLLGRRRASGVSVPGSCGPRHCSSGPLGVRDDAPGARAFFTTPIFYVNAAPHIGHLYSALLADALCRHRRLRVPSAAATRFSTGTDEHGLKIQQAAAAAGLAPAELCDRVSAQFQQLFREAGVSSTDFVRTTEARHRVAVQHFWGLLEARGLLYKGLYEGWYCASEECFLPEAKVTRQPGPSGDACPVSLESGHPVSWTKEENYIFRLSQFREPLRRWLRDDPQAVTPEPFRLAVLQWLEEELPDLSVSRRSSHLHWGIPVPGDDSQTIYVWLDALVNYLTVIGYPNAEFRAWWPATSHIIGKDILKFHAIYWPALLLGAGMSPPHRIYVHSHWTVCGQKMSKSLGNVVDPKTCLDRYTVDGFRYFLLRQGVPNWDCDYYDEKVVKLLDSELADALGGLLNRCTANRINPSGTYPVFCANCFPPAPGVAGPSARAQAEDYALVNAVATLPRQVAEHYDNFQIYKALEAVSSCVRQTNGFVQRHAPWKLSWESPVDAPWLGTVLHVALECLRVFGTLLQPVTPSLADKLLSRLGVSATERGLGELFFLPRFYGYPCPFEGRRLGPETGLLFPRLDQSRAWLVKAHRT is encoded by the coding sequence ATGCTGCGCGTTCGTGCCCTGCGGCTGCTCGGCCGCCGGCGGGCGAGCGGGGTCTCGGTCCCGGGCTCCTGCGGCCCGCGCCACTGCAGCTCGGGCCCTCTCGGTGTGCGCGACGATGCCCCCGGCGCCCGCGCCTTCTTCACGACACCCATTTTCTACGTGAACGCGGCGCCACACATCGGACACCTGTACTCGGCGCTGCTGGCGGACGCCCTGTGCCGCCACCGTCGCCTGCGAGTCCCCAGCGCGGCCGCCACGCGATTCTCCACTGGCACCGACGAGCACGGCTTGAAGATTCAACAGGCAGCGGCCGCCGCGGGCCTGGCCCCCGCCGAGCTTTGCGACCGAGTGTCTGCCCAGTTCCAGCAGCTTTTCCGGGAGGCTGGCGTCTCCTCCACCGACTTCGTCCGCACCACCGAGGCCCGGCACCGGGTCGCCGTGCAGCACTTCTGGGGCTTGCTGGAGGCCCGGGGTCTGCTTTACAAGGGGCTCTATGAGGGCTGGTATTGCGCCTCCGAAGAGTGCTTCCTGCCCGAGGCCAAGGTCACCCGGCAGCCGGGCCCGTCGGGGGATGCGTGTCCTGTGTCTCTGGAGAGTGGGCATCCCGTATCCTGGACCAAGGAAGAAAACTACATTTTCAGGCTTTCCCAGTTCCGAGAGCCGCTTCGGCGGTGGCTGCGGGACGACCCGCAGGCAGTCACTCCCGAGCCGTTTCGTCTCGCAGTTCTCCAGTGGCTGGAGGAGGAGCTGCCGGACCTGTCGGTCTCTCGAAGGAGCAGCCACCTGCACTGGGGCATTCCCGTGCCCGGGGACGATTCGCAGACCATCTACGTGTGGCTGGATGCCCTGGTCAACTACCTTACCGTAATTGGCTACCCGAACGCGGAGTTCAGAGCTTGGTGGCCAGCCACCTCTCATATCATAGGCAAGGACATTCTCAAATTCCATGCTATCTATTGGCCTGCGCTCCTCCTAGGGGCCGGCATGAGCCCACCTCATCGCATCTACGTCCACTCCCACTGGACGGTCTGTGGCCAAAAGATGTCCAAGAGCTTGGGTAACGTGGTGGACCCCAAGACTTGCCTCGATCGCTATACTGTGGATGGCTTCCGATACTTTCTTCTTCGGCAGGGCGTCCCCAACTGGGACTGTGATTACTATGATGAAAAGGTGGTTAAGTTGCTAGATTCAGAGCTGGCAGATGCTCTGGGAGGCCTCCTGAACCGGTGCACTGCCAACAGAATAAATCCTTCCGGGACATACCCGGTTTTCTGCGCCAACTGCTTTCCCCCTGCGCCAGGGGTGGCGGGGCCATCGGCTCGCGCTCAGGCTGAGGACTACGCCTTGGTGAACGCAGTGGCCACCTTGCCCAGGCAGGTAGCCGAGCATTACGATAACTTCCAGATCTATAAGGCTCTGGAGGCCGTGTCCAGCTGTGTCCGGCAAACTAACGGCTTTGTCCAAAGGCACGCACCATGGAAGTTGAGCTGGGAGAGCCCAGTGGATGCCCCCTGGCTGGGTACCGTGCTTCATGTGGCCTTGGAATGTTTACGAGTCTTTGGAACTTTGCTCCAGCCTGTCACCCCAAGCCTAGCTGATAAGCTGCTATCCAGGTTGGGAGTCTCTGCCACAGAGAGGGGCCTTGGAGAGCTCTTTTTCTTGCCTCGATTCTATGGATATCCATGTCCTTTTGAAGGGAGGAGGCTGGGACCTGAAACTGGGCTCTTGTTTCCAAGACTAGACCAGTCCAGGGCCTGGCTAGTAAAAGCCCATCGGACCTAG